In the genome of Streptomyces sp. 846.5, the window CCAGCAGGGACGCCAACTCCACGACGGCGACCGGGCGTTCGCTCAGCTCCAGGATCCGGACCAGCTCGGACTGCATGCCCGGGGTCGGCCCGCTCTCCCGCACGATCAGCGTGACCAGGTCGAAAGCCTGCTCGTAGGCCCTGCTCCGGCCGCCGGTGACGGTGTAGAGCCGGTCCGGGTCGCCGCTGTCGACCGGGCGGCGGATCATGCGTGCTGCCTCGGCTCGGCCCGCAGATGTACCCCGATCTGTTCGACCAGCTCGCTCATGTTGTGGCCGACGATGCCCGGGTCGGCGTCGTCCCCGGCGACGACCGCCAGATGCGCGCCGACCCCCGCCTCGACGATGAACAGGATGCCGCCGTGGAACTCGGTCATGGACTGGCGGACGCCGCCGCTGCCGTCGCCGAACTCGATGGAGGCGCCGTGGGACAGGCTCTGGATGCCGGACGCGATCGCGGCGAGCTGGTCGGCCTGGTCCACGGTGAGGCCGGAGGACAGGCAGAGCTTGAGGCCGTCGCGCGAGAGCACCAGGGCGTGCCGGGTCCCCGGGGTCTTCTGGAGCAGGTTCTCCAGCAGCCAGTCGAGGCTGCGGTCGGTGGTGGTCATCGCTCGGTGTCCTCTTCGGTCGGGTCTGACGGTCGGTCGGTCTCGACGGGTTCGCCTTCTCGGGGTCGGGGTGCCGGGCCTTCGCTGCGGACGGCCGCGCGGAAGGCGCCGAAGCGGGCGCCCGCCTCGGCGCGGGAGGGTACGTCCTCCGCGGCGGCGGGCGGCGCGGCGGGGGCGGTGC includes:
- a CDS encoding DUF742 domain-containing protein — encoded protein: MIRRPVDSGDPDRLYTVTGGRSRAYEQAFDLVTLIVRESGPTPGMQSELVRILELSERPVAVVELASLLELPVGVVKILLCDLLDMGRITARHPQSSGRGRQMPPPETLKKVLVALQNL
- a CDS encoding roadblock/LC7 domain-containing protein; this translates as MTTTDRSLDWLLENLLQKTPGTRHALVLSRDGLKLCLSSGLTVDQADQLAAIASGIQSLSHGASIEFGDGSGGVRQSMTEFHGGILFIVEAGVGAHLAVVAGDDADPGIVGHNMSELVEQIGVHLRAEPRQHA